One genomic window of Anas acuta chromosome 14, bAnaAcu1.1, whole genome shotgun sequence includes the following:
- the RAB24 gene encoding ras-related protein Rab-24, with protein sequence MSGRRVDAKVVLLGQEGAGKSSLVERCAHRRFRAGPYQNTIGAAFVAKVMTVGDQAVTLGIWDTAGSERYEAMSRIYYRGARAAIVCYDLTNSSSFQRAKFWVNELQNCEEGCRIYLCGTKSDLLEDDPRTRAVDFHDAQDYADEVKAELFETSSKTGQSVDELFQKVAEDYVQFTAFQVMTEEKGVDLAQKSSTYFYSCCHH encoded by the exons ATGAGCGGGCGGCGGGTGGACGCCaaggtggtgctgctgggccAGGAGGGCGCGGGCAAGAGCAGCCTGGTGGAGCGCTGCGCACACCGCCGCTTCCGAGCCGGGCCCTACCAGAAC ACCATCGGTGCCGCCTTCGTGGCGAAGGTGATGACGGTGGGGGACCAGGCGGTGACCCTGGGCATCTGG GACACGGCCGGCTCGGAGCGCTACGAGGCCATGAGCCGCATCTACTACCGCGGGGCACGGGCTGCCATCGTCTGCTACG ACCtcaccaacagcagcagcttccagcgGGCCAAGTTCTGGGTGAACGAGCTGCAGAACTGCGAGGAG GGCTGCCGGATCTACCTGTGCGGCACCAAGAGCGACCTGCTGGAGGACGACCCCCGGACACGAGCGGTGGATTTCCACGATGCTCAGGACTACGCGGACG AGGTGAAGGCAGAGCTCTTCGAGACCTCCAGCAAGACCGGGCAGAGCGTGG ATGAGTTGTTCCAGAAGGTGGCCGAGGACTACGTCCAGTTCACCGCCTTCCAGGTGATGACAG AGGAGAAAGGCGTTGACCTGGCGCAGAAGAGCAGCACCTACTTCtacagctgctgccaccactgA
- the MXD3 gene encoding max dimerization protein 3 yields the protein MEPAGGSIQALLRAAEFLERRERGTATGTGRSNRAPTALAEAEHGYASLCPARARQAAGGDRSVHNALEKHRRAQLRRCLEQLKQQVPAGTGTRPTTLSLLHRARLHIQRLQEQEVRARRVKERLRSQQQSLRQRLERLLGPAGSERLRADSLGADSLDSSRLSEHSGSDGEEAEVDVEGAVFGTELPPLAAFSTGRDHSYSSPRGAWS from the exons ATGGAGCCCGCGGGCGGCAGCATCCAGGCGctgctgcgggcggccgagTTCCTGGAGCGCCGGGAGCGCGGCACCGCCACCGGCACCGGGAGGAGCAACCGGGCCCCGACCGCACTCGCGGAGGCCGAGCACGGCTACGCCTCGCTCTGCCCCGCCCGGGCCCggcaggcggcggggggcgATCG GTCGGTGCACAACGCGCTGGAGAAGCACAG GCGAGCCCAGCTCCGGCGCTGCctggagcagctgaagcagcaggtGCCCGCTGGTACCGGCACCCGGCCCACCACGCTGAGCCTCCTGCACCGTGCCCGGCTGCACATCCAG cggctgcaggagcaggaggtgagggCGCGGCGGGTGAAGGAGCGGCTgcgcagccagcagcagagcctgcgGCAGCGCCTGGAGCGGCTGCTGGGCCCCGCGGGCAGCGAGAGGCTGCGGGCGGACAGCCTGGGGGCGGACAGCCTGGACTCGTCCCGGCTCTCCGAGCACTCGGGCTCGGACGGAG AGGAGGCCGAGGTGGATGTGGAGGGCGCGGTGTTCGGCACGGAGCTGCCGCCGCTGGCCGCCTTCAGCACCGGGAGGGACCACAGCTACTCCAGCCCCCGCGGGGCCTGGTCCTGA
- the PRELID1 gene encoding PRELI domain-containing protein 1, mitochondrial, which produces MGKYCASLGVLKGPWDQVFAAFWQRYPNPYSKHVLTEDIVHREVTADHKLLSRRLLTKTNRMPRWAERFFPANVAHSVYILEDSIVDPKNRTMTTFTWNINHARLMVVEERCVYRVNPENSNWTEVKREAWVSSSLFGVSRAVQEFGLARFKSNVTKSTKGFEYVLAKMQGEAPSKTLVETAKEATEKAKETALAATEKAKDLASKAATKKKQYV; this is translated from the exons ATGGGGAAGTACTGCGCCAGCCTGGGCGTCCTCAAGGGGCCCTGGGACCAGGTCTTCGCCGCCTTCTGGCAGCGCTACCCCAACCCCTACAG caaACATGTCCTGACCGAGGACATCGTGCACCGGGAGGTGACGGCCGACCACAAGCTGCTCTCCCGGCGCCTCCTGACCAAGACCAACCGGATGCCGCGCTGGGCCGAGCGCTTCTTCCCGGCCAACGTCGCCCACTCCGTCTACATCCTGGAGGACTCGATCGTGGACCCCAAGAACCGAACCATGACCACCTTCACCTGGAACATCAACCACGCGCGCCTCATG gtggtggaggagcgCTGCGTCTACCGGGTGAACCCGGAGAACAGCAACTGGACCGAGGTCAAGCGGGAGGCCTGGGTCTCTTCCAGCCTCTTTGGCGTCTCGCGGGCTGTCCAG GAGTTTGGTCTGGCGAGGTTCAAAAGCAACGTGACCAAGAGTACCAAGGGATTTGAATACGTGCTAGCAAAAATGCAAG GAGAAGCTCCTTCCAAAACGCTGGTGGAGACGGCCAAGGAAGCAACCGAGAAAGCCAAGGAGACGGCTCTGGCTGCCACGGAGAAAGCCAAGGACCTGGCGAGTAAGGCGGCCACCAAGAAGAAGCAGTACGTGTGA